A single Dermacentor variabilis isolate Ectoservices chromosome 9, ASM5094787v1, whole genome shotgun sequence DNA region contains:
- the LOC142558543 gene encoding arylsulfatase B-like, whose amino-acid sequence MTLKGWNDVSFHGSRQIPTPNLDALAATGVILQRHYSASTCTPSRTALLASVYPARTNVGYQEFPPASEQSLSLQFHLLPQWLKRLGYSTHIVGKWHLGYSAVEYTPTWRGFDTFFGYYNGAAYYFNHSLNWPLFLYMSYQGVHSTCDGCTVEAPRRSLRKFSYITARNRTLLAGAVDALDKSVGRLLEALQSRDMLARSVVVFASDNGAAPLATAYHELPNAGNNWPLRGGKEDAWEGGVRTPALFWSASLRDTLRRPPSQQMLHMVDWAPTLYAAAGGDVSDLGDVDGRNLWKALTTGEGEGRDEVLLELEGEQRTSALLSGRYKLVERLSGPKDEAHDGRVPPPRGQPPNDLDLDDLMRSSDAWKALQGALGDPSSSSTPTSPRADWRMEATVHCGGNDGSGDTASNFDPHDSLFVFDVVSDPCETKNLATSEPEIREGLLRKLAAYREALSPNSSASKSSERGYPEHHGCLWAPWVGVAPAQYHNCSC is encoded by the exons ATGACACTAAAG GGCTGGAACGACGTGAGCTTCCACGGGTCTCGCCAGATCCCGACGCCCAACCTGGACGCCCTGGCGGCCACTGGCGTCATACTGCAGCGCCACTACTCGGCATCCACGTGCACACCCTCGCGGACGGCGCTGCTGGCGTCCGTCTACCCGGCTCGCACGA ACGTGGGGTACCAGGAGTTTCCTCCGGCCTCGGAGCAGTCCCTTTCGCTGCAGTTTCACCTTTTGCCGCAGTGGTTGAAAAGGCTGGGGTACAGCACGCACATCGTGGGCAAG TGGCACCTGGGTTACTCGGCCGTCGAGTACACGCCAACCTGGCGTGGCTTCGACACCTTCTTTGGCTACTACAACGGCGCCGCCTACTATTTCAACCACAGCCTGAACTGG CCGCTGTTCTTGTACATGAGCTACCAAGGCGTCCACAGCACCTGCGATGGCTGCACCGTGGAGGCACCCCGTCGAAGCTTGCGCAAGTTCTCCTACATTACAGCTAGGAACCGCACTTTGCTAGCCG GAGCCGTGGACGCGTTGGACAAGTCCGTGGGACGTCTGCTCGAGGCGCTGCAGTCACGTGACATGCTCGCCCGTAGCGTGGTGGTGTTCGCCAGCGACAACGGCGCGGCACCGCTGGCCACGGCGTATCACGAGCTACCTAACGCGGGCAACAACTGGCCTTTGAGAGGGGGCAAGGAGGACGCCTGGGAAGGCGGGGTCAGGACGCCGGCGCTGTTCTGGTCCGCTAGCCTCCGAGATACTCTACGGCGGCCGCCCTCTCAGCAGATGCTGCACATGGTCGACTGGGCGCCCACTCTTTACGCAGCCGCAG GTGGTGACGTTTCGGACCTTGGCGACGTGGACGGCAGGAACTTATGGAAGGCGTTGACGACCGGAGAAGGCGAAGGCCGCGACGAAGTACTCCTGGAGTTGGAAGGCGAGCAGCGGACGTCGGCTCTCCTCTCCGGCAG GTACAAGCTAGTGGAGCGTCTGAGCGGACCCAAAGACGAAGCACATGACGGACGTGTGCCACCACCGCGGGGACAGCCTCCCAACGACCTGGACCTGGACGACCTCATGAggtcctctgacgcctggaaAGCCTTGCAGGGCGCCCTCGGTGACCCGAGCAGCAGTTCGACGCCGACGTCCCCGCGAGCGGACTGGCGCATGGAGGCGACCGTTCACTGTGGCGGCAACGACGGATCGGGCGACACTGCGAGCAACTTCGATCCCCACGACAGCCTGTTCGTGTTCGACGTCGTCAGCGACCCGTGCGAAACTAAGAACCTGGCTACGTCCGAACCCGAG ATACGAGAGGGATTACTGAGAAAGCTAGCAGCGTACCGGGAAGCCCTGTCGCCAAACTCCAGCGCCAGCAAGTCCAGTGAGCGGGGATACCCAGAGCACCACGGGTGCCTCTGGGCGCCATGGGTGGGAGTTGCGCCGGCTCAGTACCACAACTGCTCCTGCTGA